In one Limnochordia bacterium genomic region, the following are encoded:
- a CDS encoding transglycosylase domain-containing protein, giving the protein MQNNRSKYALATIIVILLLLIVPTIIYMKDLSTIKRIQQEPKTEGIQIYDANGQLIAQTGSDAGSFVAIDKLPSHTKQAFQAAVTLQPPGKNTLTEQITQQFLVGPHVGVARALESKIGNLAVRNRLSEEEKLAILMNQGDFGKDIQGITDASLTYFNISPTKMDLAQSALLAAILGGPEEYSPYTHPVKAANRRNEILDKMNELGYITASESKKAKEISVEVVSPNATTTKNLAALVTQQLQNNRVPNAGLNVITSIDPNLQEAARQIWPKNLSGVLIAIDPASGLIRALISEGKQDKNPTLEEVQPGATFNPILYASAITQGFRLNTLVPFTPSPTGNITLKHSVVQTPQDLPQWILGKLNKEEFTKFTNSLGLGSIDATKAEELATGQGAIPLLNLIGAYIPFAGGGNLLQPTIVQKVSGIDNDQTVFEHKIQENEVITPQVAYLITDLLTAEFTKGVAAKLEFGGTAAGKGNVDNRIFIGYSPDLLVAVYLVEIPEESDPSASSLWKQFMDEIAAEDTDGFQRPASIVQGIEVDIYTGYLATVNCPAKENSAFIQGTQPTTPCYLHPAQAVSRLPVTPPPPSPTPTPTPTPEQETPKEEPEEPVEPEAPKEPVEPEEPSETEEGKGNTSPDVSGR; this is encoded by the coding sequence ATGCAAAATAACCGCAGCAAATACGCATTAGCAACTATTATCGTCATTTTACTACTACTTATCGTGCCGACCATTATCTACATGAAGGATCTCTCTACGATAAAACGGATCCAGCAAGAACCCAAGACAGAGGGAATCCAGATCTATGATGCCAATGGGCAACTAATCGCCCAAACCGGATCCGATGCCGGCAGCTTTGTGGCTATAGATAAGTTGCCATCTCATACAAAACAAGCCTTTCAGGCCGCGGTTACTCTACAACCACCAGGGAAAAACACCCTTACAGAACAGATCACCCAGCAGTTTCTTGTGGGTCCCCACGTTGGCGTCGCTCGGGCACTGGAAAGTAAAATCGGGAACCTAGCGGTTCGCAACCGTCTGTCTGAAGAAGAGAAACTTGCAATACTAATGAATCAAGGGGATTTCGGCAAAGACATCCAAGGTATTACCGATGCTTCCCTTACTTATTTTAATATCTCCCCGACTAAAATGGATTTGGCCCAAAGCGCGCTTTTGGCTGCAATACTAGGTGGACCAGAGGAATACTCCCCTTACACCCATCCGGTTAAGGCGGCTAACCGGCGTAATGAAATCTTAGATAAGATGAATGAACTAGGATATATCACCGCCAGCGAAAGCAAGAAAGCGAAAGAGATTTCTGTAGAGGTGGTCTCGCCCAATGCCACCACCACGAAAAACCTAGCGGCCCTGGTCACTCAACAGCTACAAAACAACAGGGTACCAAATGCAGGGCTTAACGTTATAACTAGTATCGATCCCAATCTGCAAGAGGCAGCCCGCCAAATCTGGCCCAAAAACCTGTCAGGAGTCTTGATTGCTATAGACCCAGCTTCAGGTCTCATCCGTGCATTGATCTCCGAAGGTAAGCAAGATAAGAATCCTACTTTGGAGGAGGTGCAGCCGGGAGCAACCTTTAATCCCATCCTTTATGCTTCAGCCATAACCCAGGGATTTCGGCTAAACACCCTCGTCCCATTTACCCCCAGTCCGACAGGAAACATCACTTTAAAGCATTCTGTAGTCCAAACACCACAAGATCTGCCCCAATGGATTTTAGGGAAGCTAAACAAAGAAGAGTTTACCAAATTCACCAATAGCCTTGGTTTAGGATCCATCGATGCCACAAAGGCCGAAGAGCTAGCCACTGGTCAAGGTGCCATCCCCCTTCTGAACTTGATTGGCGCCTATATCCCCTTTGCGGGTGGTGGCAACTTACTTCAACCCACCATCGTACAAAAGGTATCCGGCATAGATAATGACCAAACGGTGTTTGAACATAAGATTCAGGAAAACGAAGTCATTACTCCCCAAGTGGCATACCTGATAACAGATCTTTTGACTGCGGAATTCACCAAGGGAGTGGCGGCAAAGTTAGAGTTTGGCGGAACAGCAGCCGGTAAAGGCAATGTAGATAATCGGATCTTTATTGGGTACTCCCCAGATCTGTTAGTGGCAGTCTATCTTGTTGAAATACCCGAAGAATCCGACCCATCGGCCAGTTCCCTTTGGAAGCAGTTTATGGACGAAATAGCAGCGGAGGATACAGATGGGTTCCAGAGGCCAGCATCTATTGTACAGGGAATCGAAGTAGACATCTACACCGGTTACCTGGCTACGGTAAACTGTCCTGCTAAGGAAAACAGCGCATTTATTCAAGGTACCCAACCAACAACTCCTTGTTACCTACATCCTGCCCAAGCCGTTTCTAGATTACCTGTTACGCCACCACCGCCAAGCCCAACTCCTACCCCAACACCAACTCCTGAACAGGAGACACCAAAGGAAGAACCTGAAGAACCCGTGGAGCCAGAAGCACCCAAAGAACCCGTAGAGCCAGAAGAACCTAGTGAGACCGAGGAGGGTAAGGGGAATACGTCCCCGGACGTCTCTGGGCGATAA
- a CDS encoding ribonuclease H-like domain-containing protein: MSLADRLRMFETSCESAPKVDFQALPWQLGGVLQTNQWGTYLLCDAHYPLDYYHGDRQLGSLLRYHGQSVDCISPCFDQKLDLDQLVFLDTETTGLSRGTGTYVFLVGLGYFTETGFRISQYFLPDYSEELAMLSRLSEELGPKTGLVSFNGKAFDVPLLQTRLICQRLPQWHLPKMHMDLLHPARRLWKGTLDSCSLSSLEVNVLGFSRRDDVPGYLIPERYFNYLASCDATPLKEVLRHNRQDILSMVTLTELLIRIYSAPELIDDPKMLMRVAKHRASLGDSLGAEALYAQVLREKSPSSYGPLAMGRLAKIYKRQGKWGPAIDLWYRLIAEGGRFELEPFEELAKYYEHREKDYPQAIKIVNEAICRIKSDPLQRKLNNDSLSRLDYRLERLQRKLG, translated from the coding sequence TTGAGTCTAGCCGATAGATTGCGCATGTTTGAAACAAGTTGTGAGTCTGCCCCGAAAGTAGACTTTCAAGCATTGCCTTGGCAACTAGGCGGAGTATTGCAGACTAATCAGTGGGGAACCTATCTTCTTTGCGATGCGCATTATCCTTTAGATTACTATCACGGAGACAGACAGCTGGGTTCATTGCTGCGGTATCATGGTCAGTCCGTGGACTGTATTAGCCCTTGCTTCGATCAGAAGTTGGATCTAGATCAGCTTGTCTTTCTAGATACGGAAACAACCGGGTTAAGCCGGGGAACCGGCACCTATGTATTCTTGGTAGGGCTAGGGTACTTTACGGAAACTGGCTTTAGAATCAGTCAATACTTCTTGCCTGACTATAGTGAGGAACTGGCTATGTTGTCCCGTCTTAGTGAGGAACTAGGCCCAAAAACAGGACTAGTCTCATTTAACGGTAAGGCCTTCGATGTTCCACTATTGCAGACTAGACTGATCTGCCAGCGGCTTCCCCAATGGCACCTACCAAAGATGCACATGGATCTACTACACCCAGCTAGGCGATTGTGGAAGGGCACACTAGATAGTTGTAGCCTTTCTTCTTTGGAGGTCAATGTGTTGGGATTTAGCCGAAGGGATGATGTACCCGGCTATTTGATCCCGGAACGCTATTTCAACTATCTCGCTTCCTGTGATGCAACTCCCCTAAAAGAGGTGCTAAGACATAACCGCCAGGATATCCTATCGATGGTTACCCTGACTGAATTGCTAATTCGCATATACAGTGCACCGGAACTAATTGATGATCCTAAGATGCTAATGCGGGTGGCAAAGCACCGCGCTTCCCTAGGGGATTCTTTAGGTGCCGAGGCACTATATGCACAAGTTCTAAGGGAGAAAAGCCCCTCTAGCTATGGTCCCTTAGCCATGGGAAGACTTGCTAAAATCTATAAAAGACAGGGCAAATGGGGCCCTGCCATAGATTTGTGGTACCGGCTGATCGCTGAAGGAGGTCGGTTCGAACTAGAACCCTTCGAGGAGCTGGCAAAGTACTACGAACATAGAGAAAAGGACTATCCACAGGCGATCAAAATCGTCAATGAGGCTATTTGCCGGATCAAAAGTGATCCCCTGCAGCGCAAGCTAAATAACGATAGTTTATCTAGGCTAGATTACCGACTAGAGCGCTTGCAACGCAAGTTAGGCTGA
- a CDS encoding DEAD/DEAH box helicase, protein MDLASLLTHMKTSPRLQERFTCWRSIPERPARFGPWPPSLDPRLQEVLGARGIEKLYTHQSQAIERVLEGRNTVVVTPTASGKTLCYNLPVLDGILKDDSLRALYIFPTKALATDQVSELHEFVTDLGAQIRTFTYDGDTPVDARRKIRVAGHIVVTNPDMLHTGILPHHTKWVKLFENLKYIVIDEVHTYRGIFGSHFANVLRRLERICRFYGSSPQYICTSATIGNPDQLAASLTGCEIELIDDNGSPAGKKHFAMYNPPVVNRELGIRRSSLLETADVAEELIKSEVQTIVFARSRLNTEILVTYIKERAARNLYSPDLVRGYRGGYLPTERRAIEQELREGKVGVVVSTNALELGIDIGQLEVCVLCGYPGSVASTWQRSGRAGRRSNTSATILVASSSPLDQYIVSNPDYFFESTPEQAFINPDNLVILAAHLKCAAFELPFLEKEGFGPDISREILDLLARQGILRHTGGRYYWSSDNFPANQISLRSAATDNVVIIDITRTGTPRAIGEIDYFSAFTTVHDEAIYLHEGKQFHVDKLDFKEKKAYVKQVDVDYYTDADLAVSVKVIDVFQQTMTEPSVICHGEVLVTAVATIFKKVRFRTHENLGWGQISLPEEQMHTSACWLSLGEEIEDRYTKEELQDALVGMAYLLAGLAPLFLSCDASDIRVFCEVRSPFTQQPTVYLYDRYPGGVGLSEKLYTIMNELLLRALERVRHCDCPAGCPSCVGPSCQDKEITARLLAEVVGVESSR, encoded by the coding sequence ATGGATCTTGCTTCGTTACTAACACATATGAAAACATCACCCAGATTACAGGAACGGTTTACCTGCTGGAGGTCGATTCCAGAAAGGCCGGCCCGTTTTGGCCCATGGCCTCCTAGTCTTGATCCTCGGCTACAGGAGGTCTTAGGAGCTCGAGGGATCGAGAAGCTTTACACCCATCAGTCCCAAGCGATTGAAAGGGTATTGGAAGGGCGTAATACTGTTGTTGTTACTCCAACGGCTTCGGGTAAGACCCTTTGTTATAATCTACCGGTACTAGACGGAATCCTAAAGGATGATAGCCTCCGTGCGTTGTACATTTTCCCAACGAAGGCCTTGGCCACAGATCAGGTCAGTGAGCTACATGAATTTGTGACAGATCTTGGTGCACAAATCAGAACCTTTACCTATGATGGGGATACTCCCGTTGATGCCCGGCGGAAGATTCGGGTCGCAGGCCACATTGTTGTCACCAATCCGGACATGCTCCATACCGGTATCCTTCCCCATCACACCAAATGGGTGAAGTTGTTTGAAAACCTGAAGTACATTGTGATCGATGAGGTGCACACCTATCGTGGCATATTTGGCTCCCATTTTGCTAATGTTCTAAGAAGATTAGAGCGGATCTGCCGTTTCTATGGTTCAAGTCCCCAATATATCTGTACTTCAGCAACCATCGGTAATCCAGACCAACTTGCCGCATCCCTGACAGGATGCGAGATCGAATTGATAGACGACAATGGTTCTCCGGCGGGAAAGAAACACTTTGCTATGTATAATCCCCCGGTGGTCAATAGGGAGTTGGGTATTCGCAGAAGCAGCCTTCTGGAAACAGCGGATGTGGCCGAAGAGCTGATTAAAAGTGAAGTACAGACCATTGTTTTTGCTCGGAGTCGTCTCAACACAGAAATATTGGTGACTTACATAAAGGAGCGGGCCGCCCGCAACCTGTATTCCCCTGATTTGGTGCGGGGGTACCGAGGCGGCTATTTGCCCACTGAACGCAGGGCGATTGAACAGGAACTACGGGAGGGAAAAGTCGGAGTAGTCGTCTCTACCAATGCGCTGGAGCTGGGGATAGATATCGGTCAGCTGGAAGTATGTGTCCTATGCGGGTATCCTGGATCTGTAGCGAGCACTTGGCAACGCTCAGGACGGGCGGGGCGCAGGTCGAATACTTCTGCGACGATTCTTGTTGCTAGTAGTAGCCCCCTAGACCAATATATCGTGAGTAATCCAGACTACTTTTTCGAGAGCACTCCAGAACAGGCCTTCATTAACCCAGATAACCTCGTGATCCTAGCAGCTCATCTAAAATGCGCTGCTTTCGAATTGCCCTTCCTGGAAAAAGAAGGGTTTGGTCCGGATATTAGCCGTGAAATCCTCGATCTTTTGGCCCGGCAGGGGATACTACGCCATACTGGTGGCCGCTATTATTGGTCTAGTGACAACTTTCCGGCTAACCAGATTAGCCTACGCAGTGCAGCCACGGATAACGTGGTGATTATCGACATTACCCGTACGGGTACGCCAAGGGCCATCGGCGAAATCGATTATTTTAGCGCCTTTACCACTGTTCATGATGAGGCCATCTATTTGCATGAAGGAAAGCAGTTCCATGTGGACAAGCTAGATTTCAAAGAGAAAAAGGCCTATGTCAAGCAGGTTGATGTGGACTATTACACTGACGCGGATCTAGCCGTTTCGGTGAAGGTGATTGACGTTTTCCAGCAGACGATGACAGAACCGTCTGTAATCTGCCATGGAGAAGTATTGGTAACCGCCGTTGCGACTATTTTCAAGAAAGTGCGGTTCCGTACCCATGAGAACCTAGGATGGGGGCAGATTAGCTTGCCCGAGGAGCAGATGCACACCTCGGCTTGTTGGCTTTCCTTGGGTGAGGAAATAGAAGACCGCTACACCAAGGAGGAATTACAGGATGCTCTTGTGGGTATGGCCTATTTGTTGGCTGGCCTTGCTCCTTTGTTTCTATCCTGTGATGCGTCGGATATCCGCGTTTTTTGCGAGGTTCGTTCGCCCTTCACCCAGCAACCCACGGTATATCTATACGATCGCTATCCCGGAGGAGTTGGGTTAAGCGAGAAACTGTATACAATAATGAATGAGCTGCTTCTTCGTGCTCTAGAGCGAGTGAGACATTGCGATTGTCCTGCGGGGTGTCCCTCCTGTGTTGGACCTAGCTGCCAAGACAAAGAGATTACAGCCAGATTGCTAGCTGAGGTGGTAGGTGTTGAGTCTAGCCGATAG
- a CDS encoding M23 family metallopeptidase → MRILIAVILSVIVFFLLVDGAVDYKGKGYIVGPDGIARPVVDGFDFPVGNRDGDGWGITGYAFLEWSYHSNSWHPGEDWNTVEGNDFGLPVYAVANGLVVDSLWNRAMGNIVQIEHVLEDGSYIYSQYAHLNERYVEQKEIVYRRQIIGTIGTGPYRRFAPHLHFELRTAPLAANAWPRVGGQAFDLDELLKYWINPSEFIAQRRPGTYSPYPPRSH, encoded by the coding sequence GTGCGTATACTTATTGCAGTTATCTTATCCGTAATTGTGTTCTTTCTGCTAGTGGACGGTGCGGTAGATTACAAAGGCAAGGGGTATATCGTTGGACCCGACGGTATTGCCCGACCGGTTGTAGATGGCTTTGATTTCCCCGTGGGAAATCGCGACGGAGATGGCTGGGGCATTACTGGATATGCTTTCTTAGAGTGGAGTTACCATAGCAACTCCTGGCATCCGGGGGAGGATTGGAATACCGTTGAAGGAAACGACTTCGGCCTGCCTGTTTACGCGGTGGCCAATGGGTTAGTTGTTGATTCCTTGTGGAATCGGGCCATGGGCAATATTGTACAGATAGAGCATGTATTAGAGGATGGTAGTTACATCTATTCTCAATATGCCCATCTAAATGAGCGGTATGTAGAGCAAAAAGAGATAGTCTACCGGCGGCAGATCATTGGTACCATCGGAACAGGCCCCTATCGTCGGTTTGCTCCTCACTTGCATTTTGAACTTAGAACGGCTCCTTTAGCCGCTAATGCCTGGCCCAGAGTTGGGGGGCAGGCATTTGATCTAGACGAATTGCTCAAATACTGGATCAATCCGTCGGAGTTTATCGCCCAGAGACGTCCGGGGACGTATTCCCCTTACCCTCCTCGGTCTCACTAG